A section of the Agromyces aurantiacus genome encodes:
- a CDS encoding DUF4031 domain-containing protein — MAVLIDPPLWPKHGTVWSHLVSDTSIEELVAFADRNGIPRRGFDLDHYDVPAERYDDLVAAGAEPVPPRDLVRRLAASGLRVTPRERRSLGA, encoded by the coding sequence ATGGCCGTGCTCATCGATCCGCCGCTCTGGCCCAAGCACGGCACGGTCTGGTCTCACCTGGTCAGCGACACGTCCATCGAGGAGCTCGTGGCCTTCGCCGATCGCAACGGGATCCCCCGCCGCGGCTTCGACCTCGACCACTACGACGTGCCCGCCGAACGCTACGACGACCTCGTCGCGGCGGGCGCGGAACCCGTGCCGCCGCGCGACCTGGTGCGTCGCCTCGCGGCCAGCGGGCTGCGCGTCACGCCGCGCGAGCGCCGATCACTCGGCGCCTGA
- the rplU gene encoding 50S ribosomal protein L21, translating into MVYAVVRAGGRQEKVEVGTIVTMDRIKADKDGNVQLTPVLLVDGDKITSDAKSLAKVTVTAEVLNDLRGPKIVIQKFKNKTGYKKRQGHRQELTRVKITGIK; encoded by the coding sequence GTGGTTTACGCAGTAGTGCGCGCCGGTGGCCGGCAGGAGAAGGTCGAGGTCGGCACCATCGTCACGATGGACCGGATCAAGGCCGACAAGGACGGCAACGTCCAGCTCACGCCCGTCCTCCTCGTCGACGGCGACAAGATCACCTCCGACGCGAAGTCGCTCGCCAAGGTCACGGTCACGGCCGAGGTCCTGAACGACCTCCGCGGTCCGAAGATCGTGATCCAGAAGTTCAAGAACAAGACCGGCTACAAGAAGCGCCAGGGCCACCGCCAGGAGCTCACGCGCGTCAAGATCACCGGCATCAAGTAA
- a CDS encoding Rne/Rng family ribonuclease yields MVEDNGTPPTGSDHEAPRRRSGLFGARRSGRRAQIVPRAADETNTPTVTDGAEPAPHGDAAAIAEPVPVTTPAAEAVAPQGEAPAADGAVRSGEEPSVVEAAEQTQRAGQPNGADQTDGAEAPAPPAGEAQPDAAEPSRPEADADAEPTAPESPIPAILTTTSLIFHAPPVFAPPAEEREEREPAAEASSVRRRARRRSGEESRGTTDEPANTVVKVRKPREPELITEPQKVKGSTRLEAKKQRRRDGRDAGRRRAVITEAEFLARRESVDRQMVVRQKGGRIQIGVLEDGVLVEHYVARNQDASLIGNVYLGRVQNVLPSMEAAFVDIGRGRNAVLYSGEVDWEAAAENGEKNQPRRIELALKPGDRVLVQVTKDPVGHKGARLTSQISLPGRYLVYVPNGSMNGISRKLPDTERARLKKILKEVLPENQGVIVRTAAEGATEEQLTRDVNRLISQWADISQTLEKVQAPALLHSEPDLLIKIVRDVFNEDFQKMIIAGDEARRTIEKYLGQVAPDLLERVEAYEGERDAFDEFRITEQIEKALERKVWLPSGGSLIIDRTEAMTVIDVNTGKFVGSGGNLEETVTKNNLEAAEEIVRQLRLRDIGGIIVVDFIDMVLESNRDLVLRRLVECLSRDRTKHQVAEVTSLGLVQMTRKKLGLGLLESFSEPCEVCAGRGIIVHHEPIAKHRAPQQQAERRRNRGGGNGGQTAPAVDKAHQGTHAITEDVKHALAQIAASTVAHGEHKAPSTPAAEAESAAGTLATPAEAEAPAGAAPVAGEPSEPTGGRRRGRRRASRGSGGSAAPELDRAPSAQAEPANSAEPVVETRPAAERTPEPSSAERPAPLIELPEAPVRRERPAPAAAEAASLLDSVLDSLPAPKPAGEGRSRSRSRRVTTAALSPAGAPPVITRPDGGSESGAE; encoded by the coding sequence ATGGTGGAAGACAACGGAACACCGCCGACCGGATCAGACCACGAGGCGCCCAGGCGCAGGTCGGGCCTCTTCGGCGCCCGCCGCAGCGGGCGGCGCGCGCAGATCGTGCCCCGCGCGGCCGACGAGACAAACACCCCTACCGTGACGGATGGCGCGGAGCCCGCCCCGCACGGGGACGCCGCTGCGATCGCCGAGCCGGTCCCGGTGACCACGCCGGCGGCCGAGGCCGTCGCGCCCCAGGGCGAGGCGCCCGCGGCCGACGGCGCGGTCCGCTCCGGCGAGGAGCCGAGCGTGGTCGAGGCCGCCGAGCAGACCCAGCGTGCCGGTCAGCCCAACGGTGCCGACCAGACCGACGGGGCCGAGGCCCCGGCGCCCCCCGCGGGCGAGGCGCAGCCCGACGCCGCCGAGCCGTCCCGGCCCGAGGCCGACGCGGATGCCGAGCCCACGGCACCCGAGTCGCCCATCCCCGCCATCCTCACGACGACCTCGCTGATCTTCCACGCGCCGCCCGTCTTCGCCCCGCCGGCCGAGGAGCGCGAGGAGCGCGAGCCCGCCGCCGAGGCGTCGAGCGTGCGCCGTCGCGCCCGCCGCCGCAGCGGCGAGGAGTCGCGCGGCACGACCGACGAGCCCGCGAACACCGTCGTCAAGGTCCGCAAGCCCCGCGAACCCGAGCTCATCACCGAGCCGCAGAAGGTCAAGGGCTCGACGCGCCTCGAGGCCAAGAAGCAGCGCCGCCGCGACGGCCGCGACGCCGGTCGCCGCCGCGCGGTCATCACCGAGGCTGAGTTCCTCGCCCGTCGCGAGTCGGTCGACCGCCAGATGGTCGTCCGCCAGAAGGGCGGACGCATCCAGATCGGCGTCCTCGAGGACGGGGTGCTCGTCGAGCACTACGTCGCCCGGAACCAGGACGCCTCGCTGATCGGCAACGTCTACCTCGGGCGCGTCCAGAACGTGCTGCCGAGCATGGAGGCCGCGTTCGTCGACATCGGCCGGGGCCGCAACGCGGTGCTGTACTCGGGCGAGGTCGACTGGGAGGCCGCGGCCGAGAACGGCGAGAAGAACCAGCCGCGCCGCATCGAGCTCGCCCTCAAGCCCGGCGATCGCGTGCTCGTGCAGGTCACCAAGGACCCGGTCGGGCACAAGGGCGCGCGCCTGACGAGCCAGATCTCGCTCCCGGGCCGCTACCTCGTGTACGTGCCCAACGGCTCGATGAACGGCATCAGCCGCAAGCTCCCCGACACCGAGCGCGCGCGCCTGAAGAAGATCCTCAAGGAGGTGCTCCCCGAGAACCAGGGCGTCATCGTGCGCACTGCGGCCGAGGGCGCCACCGAGGAGCAGCTCACGCGCGACGTGAACCGCCTCATCAGCCAGTGGGCCGACATCTCGCAGACCCTCGAGAAGGTGCAGGCGCCGGCGCTGCTGCACTCCGAGCCCGACCTGCTCATCAAGATCGTCCGCGACGTCTTCAACGAGGACTTCCAGAAGATGATCATCGCGGGCGACGAGGCGCGCCGCACGATCGAGAAGTACCTCGGCCAGGTCGCGCCCGACCTGCTCGAGCGCGTCGAGGCGTACGAGGGCGAGCGCGACGCGTTCGACGAGTTCCGCATCACCGAGCAGATCGAGAAGGCCCTCGAGCGCAAGGTGTGGCTGCCCTCGGGCGGTTCGCTCATCATCGACCGCACCGAGGCCATGACCGTCATCGACGTCAACACCGGCAAGTTCGTCGGCTCGGGCGGCAACCTCGAGGAGACCGTCACCAAGAACAACCTCGAGGCGGCCGAGGAGATCGTGCGCCAGCTGCGGCTGCGCGACATCGGCGGCATCATCGTCGTCGACTTCATCGACATGGTGCTCGAGTCCAACCGCGACCTCGTGCTGCGTCGCCTCGTGGAATGCCTCTCGCGCGACCGCACGAAGCACCAGGTCGCCGAGGTCACCTCGCTCGGCCTCGTGCAGATGACCCGCAAGAAGCTCGGCCTCGGGCTGCTCGAGTCGTTCAGCGAGCCGTGCGAGGTCTGCGCCGGCCGCGGCATCATCGTGCACCACGAGCCGATCGCCAAGCATCGCGCGCCCCAGCAGCAGGCCGAGCGGCGCCGCAACCGCGGCGGCGGCAACGGCGGCCAGACGGCGCCGGCGGTCGACAAGGCCCACCAGGGCACGCACGCGATCACGGAAGACGTCAAGCACGCGCTCGCGCAGATCGCGGCCTCGACCGTCGCGCACGGCGAGCACAAGGCTCCCTCGACGCCGGCCGCCGAGGCGGAGAGCGCGGCGGGCACGCTGGCGACTCCCGCCGAGGCGGAAGCGCCCGCCGGCGCGGCGCCCGTTGCGGGCGAGCCGTCCGAGCCGACCGGCGGCCGCCGTCGCGGCCGACGCCGGGCCTCGCGCGGCTCGGGAGGGTCCGCCGCGCCCGAGCTCGATCGCGCGCCGTCGGCCCAGGCCGAGCCGGCGAACTCCGCGGAGCCCGTGGTCGAGACCCGGCCCGCTGCCGAGCGCACGCCCGAGCCCTCGTCGGCCGAGCGTCCTGCGCCGCTCATCGAGCTTCCCGAGGCGCCGGTGCGGCGCGAGCGGCCGGCTCCGGCCGCCGCCGAGGCGGCGTCGCTGCTGGACTCGGTGCTCGACTCGCTCCCGGCTCCGAAGCCCGCCGGCGAGGGGCGCTCGCGTTCGCGCAGCCGTCGGGTGACGACCGCGGCCCTGAGCCCGGCGGGTGCGCCGCCCGTGATCACGCGCCCCGACGGCGGGTCGGAGTCAGGCGCCGAGTGA
- a CDS encoding bifunctional folylpolyglutamate synthase/dihydrofolate synthase: MSIESTPDERDAADAVYAALLARVGESAPQPRLDATRRAVELLGDPHRAAPVIHLTGTNGKTSTSRMIESILRAQGLRTGLLTSPHLVRFTERIRIDGEPIGDEAVARIWAEVEPFIELVDTELAERVEEPLTFFEALTVLAFAAFADAPVDVVVLEVGMGGEWDSTNVADGQVAVFTPIALDHQARLGNTVAEIARTKAGIIKPDAAVVTAFQAPEALEVLHEVVAAKGASVAVEGGAFAVLDSRVAVGGQLVSVRGLAGEYRDLALPLYGRHQAENAALAIAAVEAFLGGSVRLADDVLEEGLGSVSSPGRLHPISTEPTVLVDAAHNPHGAAALVDALGEYFDFDELLIVLGVLGDKDASGIVRALEPTGARFLVTQSESDRAVPAGELAASVAAIVGADRVDAAERLDDALDEARDWASRAEKRGVVVTGSITLVGDALAIAENREWVGR, encoded by the coding sequence ATGAGCATCGAATCCACCCCCGACGAGCGCGACGCGGCCGACGCCGTGTACGCGGCCCTGCTCGCGCGGGTCGGCGAGTCGGCGCCGCAGCCCCGCCTCGACGCCACGCGGCGCGCGGTGGAACTGCTCGGCGACCCGCACCGCGCGGCGCCCGTCATCCACCTCACCGGCACCAACGGCAAGACCTCGACGAGCCGGATGATCGAGAGCATCCTCCGCGCCCAGGGCCTGCGCACGGGGCTGCTCACGAGCCCGCACCTCGTTCGGTTCACCGAGCGTATCCGCATCGACGGCGAGCCCATCGGCGACGAGGCCGTCGCACGGATCTGGGCCGAGGTCGAGCCGTTCATCGAGCTCGTCGACACCGAGCTCGCCGAGCGCGTCGAGGAGCCGCTGACCTTCTTCGAGGCCCTCACGGTGCTCGCGTTCGCGGCGTTCGCCGACGCACCCGTCGATGTGGTCGTCCTCGAGGTCGGCATGGGCGGCGAATGGGACTCCACGAACGTGGCCGACGGCCAGGTCGCGGTGTTCACGCCCATCGCGCTCGACCACCAGGCGCGCCTCGGGAACACGGTCGCCGAGATCGCGCGGACGAAGGCCGGCATCATCAAGCCGGATGCCGCGGTCGTGACCGCGTTCCAGGCGCCCGAGGCGCTCGAGGTCCTGCACGAGGTCGTGGCCGCCAAGGGCGCGAGCGTCGCGGTCGAGGGCGGCGCGTTCGCGGTGCTCGACTCGCGCGTCGCGGTCGGCGGCCAGCTCGTGTCGGTCCGCGGCCTCGCGGGGGAGTACCGCGACCTCGCGCTACCGCTCTACGGCCGCCACCAGGCCGAGAACGCCGCGCTCGCCATCGCGGCCGTCGAGGCGTTCCTCGGCGGGTCGGTGCGCCTGGCCGACGACGTGCTCGAGGAGGGGCTGGGCTCGGTGAGCTCGCCCGGCCGGCTGCACCCGATCTCGACCGAGCCGACCGTCCTGGTCGACGCGGCGCACAACCCGCACGGGGCCGCCGCGCTCGTCGACGCGCTCGGCGAGTACTTCGACTTCGACGAGCTCCTGATCGTCCTCGGCGTGCTCGGCGACAAGGATGCCTCGGGCATCGTGCGCGCGCTCGAGCCCACCGGCGCGCGGTTCCTCGTCACGCAGTCCGAGTCCGACCGGGCCGTGCCGGCCGGCGAGCTCGCGGCATCCGTCGCCGCCATCGTCGGCGCCGACCGCGTGGACGCGGCCGAGCGGCTCGACGACGCCCTCGACGAGGCCCGCGACTGGGCGTCGCGTGCCGAGAAGCGCGGCGTCGTCGTGACGGGCTCGATCACGCTCGTGGGTGACGCCCTCGCGATCGCCGAGAACCGCGAGTGGGTCGGGCGATGA
- the ndk gene encoding nucleoside-diphosphate kinase gives MTTAIEETLVLIKPDGVARNLTGEILRRIEAKGYSLVDLRMLQADRDLLAAHYAEHEGKPFYEPLVEFMQSGPVVAVRVAGNRVIEGFRVLAGTTDPTTAAPGTIRGDFGRDWGLKVQQNLVHGSDSVESAERELALWFA, from the coding sequence ATGACCACCGCGATCGAAGAGACCCTCGTCCTCATCAAGCCCGACGGCGTGGCCCGCAACCTCACGGGCGAGATCCTGCGGCGCATCGAGGCGAAGGGCTACTCGCTCGTCGACCTCCGCATGCTGCAGGCCGACCGCGACCTGCTCGCGGCGCACTACGCCGAGCACGAGGGCAAGCCGTTCTACGAGCCGCTCGTCGAGTTCATGCAGTCCGGCCCCGTCGTCGCCGTGCGCGTCGCCGGCAACCGCGTGATCGAGGGCTTCCGCGTGCTCGCGGGCACGACCGACCCCACGACCGCCGCGCCCGGCACGATCCGCGGCGACTTCGGTCGCGACTGGGGCTTGAAGGTGCAGCAGAACCTCGTCCACGGCTCCGACTCGGTCGAGTCGGCCGAGCGCGAGCTCGCGCTCTGGTTCGCCTGA
- a CDS encoding vitamin K epoxide reductase family protein, translating into MPDTPRPARPVAFAVFLVIAGALGLLAAFELSVEKILTLSDPSYVPGCNVGVLVGCSTNLASQQGSLFGFPNPFIGLMAWPVVITIGMAMLAHASFSRWFWIGLNAGMTGALALVIWLIAQSIYVLDVLCPWCMLTWAVTIPTFWAVTFRNLREGVYGGNDAVRRVGSVGMNWIVVITIACYVLVVLLAQLQMNAIPRVISDLQTLF; encoded by the coding sequence ATGCCCGACACCCCCCGCCCGGCGCGACCGGTCGCGTTCGCCGTGTTCCTCGTCATCGCCGGGGCGCTCGGGCTCCTCGCGGCCTTCGAGCTGTCGGTCGAGAAGATCCTCACGCTATCCGATCCCAGCTACGTGCCGGGCTGCAACGTGGGCGTGCTCGTAGGCTGCAGCACCAACCTCGCGTCGCAGCAGGGATCGCTGTTCGGCTTCCCGAACCCGTTCATCGGGCTCATGGCCTGGCCCGTCGTCATCACGATCGGCATGGCGATGCTCGCGCACGCGAGCTTCTCGCGCTGGTTCTGGATCGGCCTGAACGCCGGCATGACGGGCGCCCTCGCCCTCGTGATCTGGCTGATCGCGCAGAGCATCTACGTGCTCGACGTGCTCTGCCCGTGGTGCATGCTCACGTGGGCCGTGACGATCCCGACCTTCTGGGCGGTGACCTTCCGCAACCTCCGCGAGGGCGTCTACGGCGGCAACGACGCGGTGCGACGCGTCGGCTCGGTCGGCATGAACTGGATCGTGGTGATCACGATCGCGTGCTACGTCCTGGTGGTCCTGCTCGCCCAGCTGCAGATGAACGCCATCCCGCGCGTGATCAGCGACCTGCAGACGCTGTTCTAG
- the ileS gene encoding isoleucine--tRNA ligase, whose amino-acid sequence MYPKGQDPEQSSVTPSPSFPAIEQDVLAHWKADGTFQASIDQREGAEEWVFYDGPPFANGLPHYGHLLTGYAKDLFPRFQTMRGKQVHRRFGWDTHGLPAELEAERQLGITDKSEIERMGIAAFNQAARDAVLRYTKEWEEYVTRQARWVDFEHDYKTLDVTFMESVIWAFKQLHEKGLAYEGHRVLPYCWRDQTPLSNHELRMDDDVYKNVQDQTVTVTFPLTGAKAESLGLTAVRALAWTTTPWTLPTNFALAVGPDIEYAVVPAGPNGTPDATVLRERAGAAASDTEVLGAEYLIAVDLVGNYAKDLGYDSAEEARAAVARTVRGAELEGVTYDRLFDYYADVERWGLERAWTILVADYVTTEDGTGIVHQAPAYGEEDQKACEAAGIPVVVSLDEGGKFLPEVTDVAGLLWSDANKPLTQLLKAEGRLLRQASYEHSYPHCWRCRNPLIYRAVSSWFVRVPDFRDRMEELNQQIEWVPANVKDGQFGKWLSGARDWSISRNRYWGSPIPVWKSDDPAYPRIDVYGSLEELERDFGRLPRNQHGEPDLHRPFIDELTRPNPDDPTGRSTMRRIPDVLDVWFDSGSMPFAQVHYPFEHREWFDTHSPADFIVEYIGQTRGWFYTLHVLSTALFDRPAFKNVVSHGIVLGNDGQKMSKSLRNYPDVNEVFDRDGSDAMRWFLMSSSVLRGGNLIVTEEGIREGVRQLMLPLWSTWYFFSLYANTAREGGYEASRRTDSTDVLDRYLLAKLRDLVEAVTADLEEFDSPLAAQKLRDFADVLTNWYVRRSRDRFWQGVDADGTGAEAFDTLYTVLETLTRLAAPLLPLVTEQVWRGLTGGRSVHLADWPDAAEFPADPELVAAMDAVREVTGSVLALRKQAGRRVRLPLASLTVVTADAAALAPFEAILRDELNVKRVELVQLDESSAAAYGVTKRLTVNARAAGPRLGKQVQQAIQAARSGDWSVEGDAVVAGGIALEPGEYDLVLEAGGAGGDGSALGLLADGGFAILDIATTPELEDEGRARDIVRAVQESRKAAGLDVGDRIRLTLALDAPSLAAAVAHRDLITGETLAVDLDVRELDDATADATKPLAGGTRVHIRVEKA is encoded by the coding sequence TTGTACCCCAAGGGCCAGGACCCCGAGCAGTCGTCCGTCACGCCGTCGCCCTCCTTCCCGGCGATCGAGCAGGACGTGCTCGCGCACTGGAAGGCCGACGGCACCTTCCAGGCGTCCATCGACCAGCGCGAGGGCGCCGAGGAATGGGTCTTCTACGACGGCCCGCCGTTCGCGAACGGCCTGCCGCACTACGGGCACCTGCTCACCGGCTACGCCAAGGACCTCTTCCCCCGCTTCCAGACCATGCGCGGCAAGCAGGTGCACCGCCGATTCGGCTGGGACACCCACGGCCTGCCCGCCGAGCTCGAGGCCGAGCGCCAGCTCGGCATCACCGACAAGAGCGAGATCGAGCGCATGGGCATCGCGGCCTTCAACCAGGCCGCGCGCGACGCCGTGCTCCGCTACACGAAGGAGTGGGAGGAGTACGTCACGCGCCAGGCGCGCTGGGTCGACTTCGAGCACGACTACAAGACCCTCGACGTCACCTTCATGGAGTCCGTGATCTGGGCGTTCAAGCAGCTGCACGAGAAGGGCCTCGCGTACGAGGGCCACCGCGTGCTGCCGTACTGCTGGCGCGACCAGACACCGCTCTCGAACCACGAGCTGCGCATGGACGACGACGTCTACAAGAACGTCCAGGACCAGACCGTCACGGTCACCTTCCCGCTCACGGGCGCGAAGGCCGAGTCGCTCGGCCTGACCGCGGTGCGCGCGCTCGCGTGGACCACCACGCCCTGGACCCTGCCGACGAACTTCGCGCTCGCCGTGGGGCCCGACATCGAGTACGCGGTCGTGCCCGCCGGCCCGAACGGCACCCCGGATGCGACGGTGCTCCGCGAGCGAGCGGGCGCCGCGGCATCCGACACCGAGGTCCTCGGCGCCGAGTACCTCATCGCGGTCGACCTCGTCGGCAACTACGCGAAGGACCTCGGCTACGACTCGGCCGAGGAGGCCCGGGCGGCCGTCGCGCGCACGGTGCGCGGCGCCGAGCTCGAGGGGGTCACCTACGACCGCCTCTTCGACTACTACGCCGACGTCGAGCGCTGGGGCCTCGAGCGCGCGTGGACCATCCTCGTCGCCGACTACGTCACGACCGAGGACGGCACGGGCATCGTGCACCAGGCTCCCGCCTACGGCGAGGAGGACCAGAAGGCGTGCGAGGCCGCCGGGATCCCGGTCGTCGTCTCGCTCGACGAGGGCGGCAAGTTCCTCCCAGAGGTGACGGATGTCGCGGGGCTGCTCTGGAGCGACGCGAACAAGCCGCTCACGCAGCTGCTGAAGGCCGAGGGCCGCCTGCTGCGCCAGGCGAGCTACGAGCACTCGTACCCGCACTGCTGGCGGTGCCGCAACCCGCTGATCTACCGCGCGGTGTCGAGCTGGTTCGTGCGCGTTCCGGACTTCCGCGACCGCATGGAGGAGCTCAACCAGCAGATCGAGTGGGTGCCGGCCAACGTCAAGGACGGCCAGTTCGGCAAGTGGCTCTCGGGTGCGCGCGACTGGTCGATCAGCCGCAACCGCTACTGGGGCTCGCCGATCCCGGTGTGGAAGAGCGACGACCCCGCCTATCCCCGCATCGACGTGTACGGCTCGCTCGAGGAGCTCGAGCGCGACTTCGGCCGCCTGCCGCGCAACCAGCACGGCGAGCCCGACCTGCACCGCCCGTTCATCGACGAGCTCACGCGCCCGAACCCCGACGACCCCACCGGCAGGTCGACGATGCGCCGCATCCCCGACGTGCTCGACGTCTGGTTCGACTCCGGCTCGATGCCCTTCGCGCAGGTGCACTACCCCTTCGAGCACCGCGAGTGGTTCGACACGCACAGCCCGGCCGACTTCATCGTCGAGTACATCGGGCAGACCCGCGGATGGTTCTACACCCTCCACGTGCTCTCGACGGCGCTGTTCGACCGGCCCGCGTTCAAGAACGTGGTCAGCCACGGCATCGTCCTCGGCAACGACGGGCAGAAGATGTCCAAGTCGCTGCGCAACTACCCCGATGTCAACGAGGTGTTCGACCGCGACGGCTCCGACGCGATGCGCTGGTTCCTCATGTCGAGCTCGGTGCTGCGCGGCGGCAACCTCATCGTGACCGAGGAGGGCATCCGCGAGGGCGTGCGCCAGCTCATGCTGCCGCTGTGGAGCACCTGGTACTTCTTCTCGCTCTACGCCAACACGGCGCGCGAGGGCGGCTACGAGGCATCCCGCCGCACCGACTCGACCGACGTGCTCGACCGCTACCTGCTCGCGAAGCTGCGCGACCTCGTCGAGGCGGTCACGGCCGACCTCGAGGAGTTCGACTCGCCGCTCGCGGCGCAGAAGCTGCGCGACTTCGCCGACGTGCTCACCAACTGGTACGTGCGCCGGTCGCGCGATCGGTTCTGGCAGGGCGTCGACGCGGATGGCACGGGCGCCGAGGCGTTCGACACCCTGTACACGGTGCTCGAGACGCTCACGCGCCTGGCCGCGCCGCTGCTCCCGCTCGTGACCGAGCAGGTGTGGCGCGGGCTCACGGGCGGCCGGAGCGTGCACCTGGCCGACTGGCCCGACGCCGCCGAGTTCCCCGCCGACCCCGAGCTGGTCGCGGCGATGGACGCCGTGCGCGAGGTCACGGGTTCGGTGCTCGCGCTGCGCAAGCAGGCGGGCCGCCGGGTGCGGCTGCCGCTCGCCTCGCTCACGGTCGTGACGGCGGATGCCGCGGCGCTCGCGCCGTTCGAGGCGATCCTCCGCGACGAGCTCAACGTCAAGCGCGTCGAGCTCGTGCAGCTCGACGAGTCGAGCGCCGCCGCCTACGGTGTGACCAAGCGACTCACGGTCAACGCCCGCGCCGCCGGCCCGCGCCTCGGCAAGCAGGTGCAGCAGGCGATCCAGGCCGCGCGTTCGGGCGACTGGTCGGTCGAGGGCGACGCGGTCGTCGCGGGCGGCATCGCGCTCGAGCCGGGCGAGTACGACCTCGTGCTCGAGGCGGGCGGCGCCGGCGGCGACGGCAGCGCGCTGGGCCTGCTGGCCGACGGCGGGTTCGCGATCCTCGACATCGCGACCACGCCCGAGCTGGAGGACGAGGGCCGGGCGCGCGACATCGTGCGGGCCGTCCAGGAGTCCCGGAAGGCCGCCGGGCTCGACGTCGGCGATCGCATCCGCCTGACGCTCGCGCTCGACGCGCCGAGCCTCGCCGCGGCGGTCGCGCACCGCGACCTGATCACGGGCGAGACCCTCGCGGTCGACCTCGACGTGCGCGAGCTCGACGACGCGACCGCCGACGCCACCAAGCCGCTCGCGGGCGGAACGCGCGTGCACATCAGGGTGGAGAAGGCATGA
- the rpmA gene encoding 50S ribosomal protein L27 encodes MAHKKGASSTRNGRDSNAQRLGVKRFGGQVVSAGEILVRQRGTHFHPGAGVGRGGDDTLFALEAGAVQFGNKGGRKVVNIVAVDA; translated from the coding sequence ATGGCACACAAGAAGGGTGCGAGCTCCACTCGCAACGGTCGTGACTCGAACGCGCAGCGCCTCGGCGTGAAGCGCTTCGGCGGCCAGGTCGTCTCCGCGGGCGAGATCCTCGTCCGCCAGCGCGGCACCCACTTCCACCCCGGTGCGGGTGTGGGTCGCGGCGGCGACGACACGCTGTTCGCCCTCGAGGCCGGCGCGGTCCAGTTCGGCAACAAGGGCGGCCGCAAGGTCGTGAACATCGTCGCGGTCGACGCGTAG
- a CDS encoding GntR family transcriptional regulator: MRIHLDASDGGPLYERLASSLRAAIVDGRVGYGERLPAARTLAEHLELNVHTVLRAYRMLRDEGMIELHPGRGAVVAKRLGHRTALAGAIHDLVDEARLNGVDAPALISLIREAYR, translated from the coding sequence GTGCGCATCCACCTCGACGCGAGCGACGGCGGTCCGCTGTACGAGCGACTCGCCTCCTCGCTCCGCGCCGCGATCGTCGACGGCCGCGTCGGCTACGGCGAACGCCTCCCGGCCGCCCGCACGCTCGCCGAGCACCTCGAGCTCAACGTCCACACCGTGCTGCGCGCCTACCGGATGCTGCGCGACGAGGGGATGATCGAGCTCCACCCCGGGCGCGGCGCCGTCGTCGCCAAGCGGCTCGGCCACCGCACGGCGCTCGCCGGCGCCATCCACGACCTCGTCGACGAGGCGCGCCTGAACGGCGTGGACGCGCCCGCGCTCATCTCGCTGATCCGCGAGGCGTACCGCTGA
- a CDS encoding DUF4233 domain-containing protein encodes MSGTTADAAGPDDAGAPRRRARAARSVRQSLASIVLTFELVIVFLAALVIWGLSRDGGGPFGLPAWAVLVGGGVVILLMAVTIALLRYEWAYALGWALQVLILASGLLNPAMYLVGVIFGGMWAYCMIVGARIDRARAAEAAAGEEPGKEPA; translated from the coding sequence ATGAGCGGCACGACCGCGGACGCCGCCGGCCCCGACGACGCGGGCGCGCCCCGGCGGCGCGCGCGGGCCGCGCGATCGGTCCGCCAGAGCCTCGCCTCGATCGTGCTCACGTTCGAGCTCGTGATCGTCTTCCTCGCCGCGCTGGTGATCTGGGGCCTCTCGCGCGACGGCGGCGGACCGTTCGGGTTGCCCGCGTGGGCCGTGCTGGTAGGCGGCGGCGTGGTCATCCTGCTGATGGCCGTCACGATCGCGCTCCTGCGATACGAGTGGGCCTACGCGCTCGGGTGGGCCCTGCAGGTGCTGATCCTCGCGTCGGGTCTGCTCAACCCGGCGATGTACCTCGTCGGCGTGATCTTCGGCGGCATGTGGGCCTACTGCATGATCGTCGGCGCACGCATCGACCGCGCCCGGGCGGCGGAGGCCGCCGCGGGTGAAGAACCAGGAAAGGAACCGGCATGA